Proteins co-encoded in one Streptococcus ruminicola genomic window:
- a CDS encoding DUF523 domain-containing protein yields the protein MDVKPKCVLVSACLLGEKCKYNGGHNYNQTLVDYVADKEVVAICPEVLAGLPTPREPVELVDGHVLDKRGNCYDDLFEKGIERCVNELSGKQIDLAVLQSRSPSCGVNQIYDGNFSGEKVAGSGLFAQKLKALGYPVLDVEDIKQLEGK from the coding sequence TTGGACGTTAAACCTAAATGTGTTTTAGTCAGCGCTTGTCTCTTGGGTGAGAAGTGTAAGTATAACGGTGGTCATAATTACAATCAAACTCTGGTTGATTATGTTGCTGACAAAGAAGTGGTAGCCATTTGTCCAGAAGTTTTAGCTGGTCTGCCTACGCCACGAGAACCTGTTGAATTAGTCGATGGACATGTTCTTGATAAAAGAGGAAATTGTTACGATGACCTGTTTGAAAAAGGCATTGAGCGTTGTGTCAATGAGCTTTCTGGCAAACAAATTGACCTAGCAGTTTTACAATCACGCAGTCCATCTTGTGGTGTTAATCAAATTTATGATGGAAACTTTTCTGGTGAAAAAGTGGCAGGTAGTGGTCTTTTTGCCCAAAAATTAAAAGCCCTTGGCTATCCTGTTCTTGATGTTGAAGATATAAAACAATTGGAAGGAAAATAA
- the purE gene encoding 5-(carboxyamino)imidazole ribonucleotide mutase, giving the protein MKPLISVIMGSKSDWATMKKTAEVLDEFGVAYEKKVVSAHRTPDLMFKHAEEARGRGIKVIIAGAGGAAHLPGMVAAKTTLPVIGVPVKSRALSGLDSLYSIVQMPGGVPVATMAIGESGAKNAALTALRILAIEDAALAEKLEKFAIEQGKAAEASTDELD; this is encoded by the coding sequence ATGAAACCATTAATTTCAGTTATCATGGGAAGCAAATCAGATTGGGCTACCATGAAAAAAACAGCAGAAGTACTTGATGAATTTGGTGTGGCTTATGAGAAGAAAGTTGTTTCAGCTCATCGTACACCAGATTTGATGTTTAAACATGCCGAAGAAGCACGAGGTCGTGGTATCAAGGTGATTATTGCTGGTGCTGGTGGTGCTGCGCATTTACCTGGTATGGTTGCAGCAAAAACAACACTTCCAGTTATTGGTGTTCCTGTGAAGTCACGTGCCCTTAGCGGACTTGATTCTCTTTATTCAATCGTTCAAATGCCTGGTGGTGTCCCTGTGGCAACAATGGCGATTGGTGAGTCAGGAGCTAAAAATGCTGCTCTTACAGCTCTTCGTATTTTAGCAATTGAAGATGCTGCTTTGGCAGAAAAACTAGAAAAATTTGCCATCGAACAAGGCAAAGCTGCGGAGGCATCAACTGATGAACTCGACTAA
- the purK gene encoding 5-(carboxyamino)imidazole ribonucleotide synthase yields the protein MNSTKTIGIIGGGQLGQMMAISAIYMGHKVVTLDPTKDCPASRVSDMIVAPYDDVDAMRELAERCDVLTYEFENVDADALDAVVKANQLPQGTDLLRISQNRIFEKNFLSQKAGVTVAPYKVVTSSLDLEDIDLSKNYVLKTATGGYDGHGQIVIKSADDLEAANKLANSCECVLEEFVNFDLEISVIVSGNGKEMTVFPVQENIHRNNILSKTIVPARISDELAKKAQAMAMQIAEKLDLSGTLCVEMFATSDDIIVNEIAPRPHNSGHYSIEACDFSQFDTHILGILGLPLPKIHLHQPAVMLNVLGQHMDKAQAYVNENPSAHLHLYGKLEAKHNRKMGHITLFSNDPDAIAEMGEGMDF from the coding sequence ATGAACTCGACTAAAACAATTGGTATTATTGGTGGTGGTCAACTAGGTCAAATGATGGCTATCTCAGCTATCTATATGGGACATAAGGTGGTTACACTTGATCCAACGAAAGATTGTCCTGCATCTCGTGTTAGTGATATGATTGTGGCACCTTACGATGACGTTGACGCGATGCGTGAATTGGCAGAGCGCTGTGATGTGCTTACTTATGAGTTTGAAAATGTCGATGCGGATGCTTTGGATGCAGTGGTAAAAGCAAATCAATTACCCCAAGGAACTGATCTGCTTAGAATTTCACAAAATCGTATTTTTGAGAAAAATTTTTTATCTCAAAAAGCTGGTGTTACCGTAGCGCCTTATAAAGTTGTGACATCAAGTCTTGACCTTGAAGATATTGATTTGTCTAAGAATTATGTCTTGAAAACTGCAACTGGCGGTTACGATGGTCATGGTCAAATCGTCATTAAATCAGCCGATGATTTGGAAGCTGCAAATAAATTAGCCAACTCTTGTGAATGTGTGCTAGAAGAATTTGTGAATTTTGACCTTGAAATTTCAGTTATTGTGTCAGGTAATGGCAAGGAGATGACTGTTTTCCCAGTTCAAGAAAATATCCATCGTAACAATATTTTGTCAAAAACTATCGTACCTGCTCGCATTTCTGATGAACTTGCCAAAAAAGCACAAGCTATGGCAATGCAAATTGCTGAAAAATTGGACTTGTCAGGCACACTTTGCGTTGAAATGTTTGCGACATCTGATGATATCATTGTCAATGAAATCGCACCACGTCCACATAATTCAGGACATTACTCAATTGAGGCCTGTGATTTTTCACAATTTGATACACATATTTTAGGAATTCTCGGTTTGCCTCTTCCTAAGATTCACTTGCACCAACCAGCTGTTATGCTTAATGTTCTTGGTCAACATATGGACAAAGCGCAAGCATATGTCAATGAAAATCCTAGCGCTCACCTCCACCTTTATGGTAAACTAGAGGCAAAACATAACCGCAAAATGGGACACATTACTTTGTTTAGTAATGACCCAGATGCCATTGCGGAAATGGGTGAAGGAATGGATTTTTAA
- the purB gene encoding adenylosuccinate lyase, producing the protein MIDRYSRPEMAAIWSEENKYKAWLEVEILADEAWAELGEIPKEDVAKIRANASFDVDRILEIEQQTRHDVVAFTRAVSESLGQERKWVHYGLTSTDVVDTAYGYLYKQANEIIRKDLHNFLEIIANKAKEHKFTIMMGRTHGVHAEPTTFGLKLATWYSEMKRNIERFEHAAAGVEAGKISGAVGNFANIPPFVEAYVCEKLGIRAQEISTQVLPRDLHAEYFAVLASIATSIERMATEIRGLQKSEQREVEEYFAKGQKGSSAMPHKRNPIGSENMTGLARVIRGHMITAYENVSLWHERDISHSSAERIISPDTTILIDYMLNRFGNIVKNLTVFPENMIRNMGSTFGLIFSQRVMLKLIEKGMTREQAYDLVQPKTAYSWDNQVDFKPLLEADEEVTSRLTQDEIDELFNPSYYTKRVDEIFNRIGLGD; encoded by the coding sequence ATGATCGATCGTTATTCACGCCCTGAGATGGCGGCAATTTGGAGTGAAGAAAACAAATACAAAGCTTGGCTTGAAGTTGAAATTTTGGCTGACGAAGCATGGGCTGAACTAGGCGAAATTCCTAAAGAAGATGTCGCTAAAATCCGTGCCAATGCAAGCTTTGATGTTGACCGTATCTTAGAAATCGAACAACAAACACGCCACGACGTTGTTGCCTTCACACGTGCCGTTTCTGAAAGTCTTGGTCAAGAACGTAAATGGGTTCACTATGGTTTGACATCAACTGACGTTGTTGATACAGCTTACGGTTACCTTTACAAACAAGCTAACGAAATCATCCGCAAAGATTTGCACAATTTCCTTGAAATCATTGCTAACAAAGCTAAAGAACATAAATTTACAATCATGATGGGACGTACTCACGGTGTCCACGCTGAACCAACAACATTTGGTTTGAAATTGGCAACATGGTACAGCGAAATGAAACGTAACATCGAACGTTTCGAACATGCAGCTGCTGGTGTCGAAGCTGGTAAAATTTCAGGTGCTGTTGGTAACTTCGCTAACATCCCACCATTTGTTGAAGCATACGTATGTGAAAAACTTGGTATCCGTGCTCAAGAAATCTCAACACAAGTTCTTCCACGTGACCTTCATGCAGAATACTTTGCAGTTCTTGCAAGTATTGCAACATCAATCGAACGTATGGCAACTGAAATCCGTGGTCTTCAAAAATCTGAACAACGTGAAGTTGAAGAATACTTTGCTAAAGGTCAAAAAGGTAGCTCAGCTATGCCGCACAAACGTAACCCAATCGGTTCAGAAAATATGACAGGTCTTGCACGTGTTATCCGTGGTCACATGATTACAGCTTACGAAAACGTGTCACTTTGGCATGAACGTGATATTTCTCACTCATCTGCTGAACGTATCATTTCACCAGATACAACAATCCTTATCGATTACATGCTTAACCGTTTTGGCAACATTGTGAAAAACTTGACTGTTTTCCCAGAAAACATGATTCGCAACATGGGTTCTACTTTTGGACTTATCTTCAGTCAACGTGTTATGCTTAAATTGATTGAAAAAGGTATGACACGTGAACAAGCTTATGACCTTGTTCAACCTAAGACAGCTTATTCTTGGGACAATCAAGTTGACTTCAAACCACTTCTTGAAGCTGATGAAGAAGTCACTTCACGTTTGACACAAGACGAAATCGATGAATTGTTTAACCCATCTTACTACACTAAACGTGTTGATGAAATCTTTAACCGTATTGGTTTAGGAGATTAA
- a CDS encoding helix-turn-helix domain-containing protein: MREEKGISREEFCGDETELSVRQLARIELNQSIPNLSKASFIANRLGVKLGTLTDGDSLELPKRYKELKYLLLRTPTYGDQVRLDRKNDYFDEIAEVFYDVIPEEERLIIDCLQSKFDVHFSDDVNFGDGILNDYFDQVIHKETFNINDLILIDLYFACLSSAKKFEGIYGLDFYDDLMKRLVNQKHISPETDLILNNVLLNNIDLAFQFKREYYIERVIAISEKIMTEIHDFQRRPILSLVEWKYYLKFKHDFALAEQSFTNATLFARLVGDTYLENKLKEEWQLDIDAVE, translated from the coding sequence ATGCGGGAGGAAAAAGGAATCTCACGCGAAGAATTCTGTGGAGATGAAACAGAATTATCGGTAAGACAATTAGCTAGAATTGAGTTGAACCAATCAATACCCAATCTCAGTAAAGCAAGCTTCATTGCCAATCGTCTGGGAGTGAAATTAGGTACCTTAACTGATGGTGACAGTTTAGAATTACCTAAGCGGTATAAAGAGTTGAAGTATTTACTTCTTCGAACACCTACATATGGAGACCAGGTACGACTTGATCGAAAAAATGACTATTTTGATGAGATTGCTGAAGTATTTTATGATGTTATTCCAGAAGAAGAAAGGTTAATCATAGATTGTTTACAGTCAAAATTTGATGTTCATTTTAGTGACGACGTAAATTTTGGTGATGGTATTTTAAATGATTATTTTGATCAAGTTATTCATAAAGAGACTTTTAATATCAATGATTTAATTTTGATTGATCTTTACTTTGCTTGTCTTTCTTCTGCTAAGAAGTTTGAAGGAATTTATGGTTTGGATTTTTACGACGATTTGATGAAAAGGTTGGTAAATCAGAAGCATATTTCACCTGAGACTGATTTAATTTTAAATAATGTATTGTTAAATAATATTGACTTAGCATTCCAATTTAAACGAGAATATTATATTGAGCGTGTTATTGCAATCAGTGAAAAAATTATGACAGAGATTCATGATTTTCAACGTCGTCCGATTTTAAGTTTGGTGGAGTGGAAGTATTATTTGAAATTTAAACATGATTTTGCTTTGGCAGAACAATCATTTACGAATGCAACATTATTTGCACGATTGGTTGGTGATACTTATTTAGAAAATAAACTTAAAGAAGAATGGCAACTTGATATCGATGCTGTAGAGTAG
- the ruvB gene encoding Holliday junction branch migration DNA helicase RuvB — protein MSRILDNDIMGDEEFVERTLRPQYLKEYIGQDKVKNQLKIFIEAAKLRDESLDHVLLFGPPGLGKTTMAFVIANELGVNLKQTSGPAIEKAGDLVAILNDLEPGDVLFIDEIHRMPMAVEEVLYSAMEDFYIDIMIGNGETSRSVHLDLPPFTLIGATTRAGMLSNPLRARFGITGHMEYYAVDDLTEIVERTADIFEMEIVHEAAQELARRSRGTPRIANRLLKRVRDYAQIMGDGIITKDITDKALTMLDVDHEGLDYIDQKILRTMIEVYNGGPVGLGTLSVNIAEERDTVEDMYEPYLIQKGFIMRTRTGRVATAKAYDHLGYPYAEK, from the coding sequence ATGAGCAGAATTTTAGACAATGATATTATGGGTGATGAAGAGTTTGTGGAACGTACGCTTCGTCCTCAATATTTAAAAGAATATATTGGACAGGATAAGGTTAAAAATCAGCTGAAAATTTTTATTGAAGCTGCAAAATTACGTGATGAATCACTTGACCATGTGCTATTGTTTGGACCTCCGGGTCTTGGTAAGACGACAATGGCATTTGTGATTGCTAACGAATTAGGGGTGAATCTTAAACAAACTTCTGGCCCAGCTATTGAAAAAGCTGGCGATTTGGTTGCTATTTTGAATGATTTGGAACCTGGGGATGTTTTGTTTATCGATGAAATTCATCGTATGCCGATGGCGGTAGAAGAAGTGCTTTATAGCGCTATGGAAGATTTCTATATTGATATTATGATTGGTAATGGTGAGACTAGTCGTAGTGTTCATTTGGATTTGCCACCTTTTACGCTAATTGGAGCAACAACTCGAGCAGGGATGCTTTCGAATCCATTGCGTGCGCGTTTTGGAATTACGGGGCATATGGAATATTATGCGGTTGACGATTTGACAGAAATTGTAGAACGTACGGCTGATATTTTTGAGATGGAAATTGTCCATGAAGCCGCACAAGAATTAGCGCGACGCAGTCGTGGAACGCCACGTATTGCCAATCGCTTGTTAAAACGTGTTCGTGATTATGCCCAAATCATGGGCGATGGTATCATCACAAAAGACATTACAGATAAAGCATTGACGATGCTTGATGTTGATCACGAGGGGCTTGATTATATTGACCAAAAAATCTTGCGTACCATGATTGAAGTTTACAATGGTGGTCCTGTTGGTTTGGGAACTCTTTCTGTTAATATCGCTGAAGAACGTGATACGGTTGAGGATATGTATGAACCTTATTTGATTCAAAAAGGCTTTATTATGCGTACACGTACAGGTCGTGTAGCCACTGCTAAAGCTTATGACCATTTGGGATATCCTTATGCCGAAAAATAA
- a CDS encoding DUF7010 family protein — MDLEVLRKDMIVSQRKGQPFIVASIIIWVLITLVTMMKVSLPFQNLLIFCCSCPLLPLSWFVGKWLNVDIFSKENPLTNLGFLFTCNQLIYLLIVMWVFSAVPEKMLMVYTMVFGAHLLPYSWLYKSRTYFVFAILIPILALVLGHMASMTCLSLVMVFLEIVFAMLLQVELNANK, encoded by the coding sequence ATGGATTTAGAAGTTTTACGAAAAGATATGATTGTTAGTCAGAGAAAAGGGCAACCTTTTATTGTTGCGTCCATCATTATCTGGGTTTTAATAACCTTGGTAACTATGATGAAGGTATCACTTCCTTTTCAAAATCTTTTGATTTTTTGTTGTTCATGTCCATTGTTGCCACTTTCTTGGTTTGTTGGGAAATGGCTGAATGTTGATATCTTCTCCAAAGAAAATCCTTTAACGAATCTAGGCTTCTTATTTACTTGCAACCAATTGATTTATTTATTGATTGTTATGTGGGTCTTTAGTGCGGTACCTGAAAAAATGCTTATGGTTTATACAATGGTTTTTGGAGCGCATCTTTTACCCTATTCATGGCTATATAAATCAAGAACATATTTTGTTTTTGCTATTTTGATTCCGATACTTGCACTTGTCTTAGGTCACATGGCGAGCATGACATGTCTTAGTTTAGTGATGGTATTTTTGGAGATTGTTTTTGCCATGCTACTACAAGTTGAGCTAAATGCGAATAAATAA
- a CDS encoding low molecular weight protein-tyrosine-phosphatase: MKKVCFVCLGNICRSPMAEFVMKDLVSSENLLIESRATSNWEHGNPIHHGTQGIFKKHHVAYDYQKSSQQISYQDFRDFDVIIGMDRNNVADLKEMSRGRFDEKIFLFVDGGVPDPWFTGDFDATYELVKRGCEQWLARLRNS, from the coding sequence ATGAAAAAAGTTTGTTTTGTTTGCTTAGGAAATATCTGTCGTAGTCCGATGGCTGAATTTGTGATGAAGGATTTAGTTTCTAGTGAAAATCTATTAATTGAAAGTCGTGCGACTTCTAACTGGGAACATGGCAATCCTATTCATCACGGGACACAAGGTATTTTTAAAAAGCATCATGTTGCTTATGATTATCAAAAATCATCACAACAGATTTCTTATCAAGATTTTCGAGATTTTGATGTCATCATTGGGATGGATAGGAATAACGTGGCAGATTTAAAAGAAATGTCACGAGGACGCTTTGATGAAAAAATCTTTCTTTTTGTAGATGGCGGTGTACCAGATCCATGGTTTACAGGTGATTTTGATGCTACCTATGAGTTGGTTAAGCGTGGCTGTGAGCAATGGCTAGCGCGACTAAGAAATTCTTAA
- a CDS encoding MORN repeat-containing protein has protein sequence MKKIKITRGRLELLTVLILIICGLSVFTLSVKSKTTLTYDNGKITYTGYVVNHRMNGQGKLTYENGDRYEGNFNDGVFEGQGVFTSHSGWIYKGEFKNGQPDGEGTLTAQNGKVYTGTFKQGIFQK, from the coding sequence ATGAAAAAAATCAAAATAACCAGAGGACGCCTTGAGCTTCTGACGGTTTTAATTCTTATCATTTGTGGTTTGTCGGTCTTTACTTTATCGGTGAAATCAAAGACAACCTTAACGTATGACAATGGTAAAATCACATACACAGGCTATGTGGTCAATCACCGTATGAATGGTCAAGGTAAGTTGACTTATGAAAATGGTGATCGCTACGAAGGTAATTTTAATGATGGTGTGTTTGAAGGTCAGGGTGTCTTTACTTCACATTCTGGTTGGATTTATAAAGGTGAATTTAAAAATGGTCAACCAGATGGTGAAGGTACTCTAACAGCACAAAATGGTAAGGTATATACAGGAACCTTTAAACAGGGGATTTTTCAAAAATGA